One window of the Desulfonatronum thiosulfatophilum genome contains the following:
- a CDS encoding Hpt domain-containing protein, protein MQDDKLMAPNLLENTQTDQAVSAVFDREGLLRRLMGDEEMVFSIMDMFLKTAAERISELNTRFEKNDMPAIWNEAHAIKGSALNAGFSAIAEVGVRLEQAAKEQDVAHISNLLIELERQYNLAQRFHRQQ, encoded by the coding sequence ATGCAGGACGACAAGCTGATGGCCCCGAACCTGTTGGAGAATACGCAAACCGATCAAGCTGTGTCTGCCGTTTTCGACCGAGAGGGGCTGTTGCGTCGATTGATGGGAGACGAGGAAATGGTTTTCTCCATCATGGACATGTTTTTGAAGACCGCTGCTGAAAGAATTTCCGAACTCAACACCAGATTCGAGAAGAACGACATGCCGGCCATCTGGAATGAAGCCCATGCCATAAAAGGATCAGCCTTGAATGCTGGATTTTCAGCTATTGCCGAAGTCGGAGTACGTCTGGAACAGGCGGCCAAGGAGCAGGACGTCGCGCATATCTCTAACCTGTTGATCGAACTTGAACGACAATACAACCTGGCACAACGATTCCACCGCCAACAATAA